In Alkaliphilus flagellatus, one DNA window encodes the following:
- the nagA gene encoding N-acetylglucosamine-6-phosphate deacetylase, which yields MKALHNGKLILGDSIDEGKILLFNNKIVEIIDESQLVNHTNLELIDAKGNYISPGFIDIHIHGSGGCDTMDGNIDALNIISKTIIKNGTTAFLPTTMTMDIEDIHNALDVIRQGMNIDMEGAQVLGAHMEGPFINAKFKGAQNETYVLLPHIKYLEDYLDVIKIITMAPEVEGGIDFIDRVLEMKEIVLSIGHTNASYEEAMEAIKRGIRHATHTFNAMTPLHHRNPGVVGAIFNSNITCELIADKIHIHPELFKLLMNIKGKDKLILITDAMRAGCMKDGEYDLGGQKVVVNGGSARLENGSLAGSILTINKAIKNFKEATGLPLNEVIQLSTLNPAKLLSVDNVKGSLDIGKDADIIVFDENIEIQKAYVQGEEKYNS from the coding sequence ATGAAAGCATTGCACAATGGAAAGCTAATATTAGGTGATAGTATTGATGAAGGAAAGATTTTATTATTTAATAATAAAATAGTAGAAATAATAGATGAAAGTCAACTAGTTAATCACACTAACTTAGAATTGATTGATGCAAAGGGAAATTACATCTCACCGGGGTTTATTGATATTCATATACATGGCTCTGGTGGATGCGATACTATGGATGGAAATATAGATGCCCTTAATATAATAAGTAAAACTATTATTAAGAATGGAACAACCGCTTTTTTACCTACAACCATGACTATGGATATAGAAGATATTCATAATGCTTTGGATGTAATTAGACAAGGAATGAATATAGATATGGAAGGAGCACAGGTTTTAGGTGCTCATATGGAAGGACCATTTATTAATGCAAAGTTTAAAGGAGCACAAAATGAAACCTATGTATTGTTACCCCATATTAAGTATTTAGAAGACTATTTAGATGTTATAAAAATTATTACAATGGCTCCTGAGGTTGAAGGTGGAATAGATTTCATAGATAGAGTACTAGAGATGAAAGAAATTGTTTTATCCATTGGGCATACTAATGCTAGTTATGAAGAAGCAATGGAAGCCATAAAGAGAGGAATACGCCATGCTACTCATACCTTTAATGCAATGACTCCATTGCATCACAGAAATCCAGGAGTTGTTGGAGCAATATTCAATAGCAATATTACTTGTGAATTGATTGCTGATAAAATTCATATTCATCCCGAATTGTTTAAGCTTCTAATGAATATAAAGGGTAAGGATAAACTGATTTTAATTACAGATGCTATGAGGGCAGGTTGTATGAAGGATGGAGAGTATGATTTGGGTGGACAAAAAGTTGTTGTTAATGGTGGCAGTGCAAGGCTTGAAAATGGCAGTTTAGCAGGGAGTATTTTAACAATAAATAAGGCTATTAAAAACTTTAAAGAGGCTACTGGATTACCTTTAAATGAAGTTATACAGTTATCAACCCTAAATCCAGCTAAACTATTAAGTGTAGATAATGTTAAAGGAAGCTTAGATATAGGAAAAGATGCTGATATTATTGTATTTGATGAAAATATAGAAATACAAAAAGCATATGTACAAGGAGAAGAAAAATATAATAGTTAA
- a CDS encoding helix-turn-helix domain-containing protein gives MINNSNEKLVLFDAEDHITFLTNKVDTDYHSHNYIQITVGLDKLRLSSEETFAPNSKLCKCPVGISRNCKSSDKNFKICTEKNEFNTKGVILDSNTSHKLYGYNEWQLYLLINPESVFGETLRIKFLQEKEIYVLEEEDIDKIIQLDIQSVPRIISSEEYSKFIKGLKEVLNIPIYNSDCKIDNRIQEILSYIEAYPLDKLSVKDLSNAIFLSESRLSHLFKEEIGISLSSYILHEKLRKAFHLIFKGLSITDAAIEAGFSSSSHFTNSVRDKLGMTPSAIIKNSRYLQV, from the coding sequence TTGATTAATAATTCTAATGAAAAATTAGTTTTATTTGATGCCGAAGATCATATTACATTTCTTACAAATAAAGTGGATACTGATTATCATAGTCACAACTATATTCAGATTACAGTTGGACTAGATAAGCTAAGGCTGAGTTCGGAGGAAACTTTTGCTCCCAACTCAAAGTTGTGTAAGTGCCCTGTGGGTATATCTAGGAATTGTAAGTCGTCGGATAAAAATTTTAAAATTTGTACAGAAAAAAATGAGTTTAATACAAAAGGAGTTATTCTGGATTCCAATACTAGTCATAAGTTATATGGTTATAATGAGTGGCAATTATATTTACTAATTAACCCAGAATCTGTTTTTGGAGAAACATTAAGAATAAAATTTTTACAAGAAAAAGAAATCTATGTTTTAGAAGAAGAAGATATAGATAAAATTATTCAACTAGATATTCAGTCAGTACCAAGAATTATTAGTTCGGAAGAATATAGTAAATTTATAAAAGGACTAAAAGAAGTTTTAAACATACCAATTTATAATTCAGATTGCAAGATAGATAATCGTATACAAGAGATTTTAAGTTATATAGAAGCCTACCCTTTAGATAAGTTATCTGTTAAAGACCTAAGCAATGCGATTTTTTTATCAGAGAGTAGGTTGTCTCATTTATTTAAGGAAGAAATCGGTATATCTTTATCTAGCTATATACTTCATGAAAAATTAAGGAAAGCTTTTCATTTGATATTTAAGGGGTTAAGTATTACTGATGCAGCTATTGAAGCCGGATTTAGCAGTTCTTCTCATTTTACGAATAGTGTTCGTGATAAGCTGGGGATGACCCCTAGCGCAATTATAAAAAATAGCAGATATTTGCAAGTATGA
- a CDS encoding rubrerythrin family protein: MNAMTSSNLKSAFGGESMAHMRYLVWGEFAKKEGFPNVGNLFIATAYAEQVHAHNHFRELKDQVGDADVTAGAGFGLTTTSENLQGAINGEKHEVEQMYPAFMAVAELQGEKGSLRSFKYAIEAEKTHITLFSAAKAAVDSGVDYDQDTVHVCNVCGHTLAGDLTDSCPVCKVGVNMFKTFVTEAVCAEA; encoded by the coding sequence ATGAACGCAATGACATCATCAAACTTAAAATCTGCTTTCGGGGGAGAAAGCATGGCGCATATGCGCTATTTAGTATGGGGAGAATTTGCTAAAAAAGAAGGCTTTCCAAATGTAGGAAACTTATTTATAGCTACTGCCTATGCTGAGCAAGTACATGCTCATAACCACTTTAGAGAACTTAAAGATCAAGTAGGAGATGCAGATGTTACTGCTGGTGCAGGTTTTGGATTAACAACTACATCCGAAAACCTTCAAGGTGCTATTAATGGTGAAAAACATGAAGTAGAACAAATGTATCCAGCTTTTATGGCTGTTGCAGAACTACAAGGTGAAAAAGGAAGCTTACGTTCATTTAAATATGCTATTGAAGCTGAAAAAACTCATATTACATTATTCTCAGCTGCTAAAGCTGCTGTAGATAGTGGAGTAGATTATGATCAAGATACAGTTCATGTATGTAATGTTTGTGGTCATACATTAGCAGGTGACTTAACTGATTCATGTCCTGTATGTAAAGTAGGAGTTAATATGTTTAAAACATTCGTAACTGAAGCTGTCTGTGCAGAAGCTTAA
- the nagB gene encoding glucosamine-6-phosphate deaminase: MKIYIEENYEKVSKRAALIMASQVVLKPDSVLGLATGSTPIGMYEELIAMYKRGEIDFSNVTTFNLDEYYKLPIENENSYYSFMMNTLFNHINVKKENIHLPNGMTESVEEECKNYEEKIKKAGGIDMQLLGIGGNAHIGFNEPADKLSVDTNIVDLTQKTIKDNSRFFDNEEDVPKKAISMGIGSIMKAKKIILLASGEGKAEAIRDMTNGYINTQVPASILQAHPDFTLIIDKDAAKLIK; this comes from the coding sequence GTGAAGATTTATATAGAAGAAAACTATGAAAAGGTCAGTAAGAGAGCGGCCTTAATTATGGCTAGTCAAGTTGTTTTGAAACCAGACAGTGTTCTAGGTTTAGCCACAGGTAGTACTCCAATAGGAATGTATGAAGAATTAATAGCTATGTATAAAAGAGGAGAAATAGATTTTTCTAATGTGACTACATTTAATTTAGATGAATATTACAAACTTCCAATAGAAAATGAAAATAGCTACTATTCATTTATGATGAATACACTATTTAATCATATTAATGTAAAGAAGGAAAATATCCATCTGCCTAATGGAATGACTGAAAGTGTAGAAGAAGAATGTAAAAATTATGAGGAAAAGATTAAAAAAGCAGGCGGTATTGATATGCAGCTACTAGGTATAGGTGGAAATGCACATATAGGCTTTAATGAGCCTGCAGATAAGTTAAGTGTAGATACTAATATAGTTGATTTAACACAAAAAACTATTAAAGATAATAGTAGATTTTTTGATAATGAAGAAGATGTACCTAAAAAAGCTATTTCTATGGGGATTGGTTCAATAATGAAAGCTAAAAAGATAATACTATTAGCCAGTGGAGAAGGCAAAGCTGAAGCCATTAGAGATATGACTAATGGATACATTAATACTCAAGTACCAGCTTCTATTTTACAGGCTCATCCAGATTTTACTTTAATTATTGACAAGGATGCGGCAAAGTTAATTAAATGA
- a CDS encoding 3'-5' exoribonuclease YhaM family protein codes for MSIKQLKDINKNYISQTFEATVLMSDIKVKASKNGKRYADVIIQDSSKAMEVKYWDYEENEEFINSLSPENAINIKAVVGEYQGQIQITIKQIEKANMDNVNIGDLIPTSNWGIDSMKNGLDFFYEKVKSSHMKKLIDRMIFSNDYFKKFSTHPAARQVHHNFYHGLLQHTLEVLKFGYTVATTKKLSERQIERLIVMTMLHDWAKIIEYKALPSVGFTEEGTMLGHIFLGAHTTLNVINEIEDFDQDDKLIILNGILSHHGHLEFGSPVLPKTVEAQILHQADKMSGDIESIMSFMADQENEEDTFTTKLWNMGTDYYKKGIN; via the coding sequence ATGAGTATAAAACAATTAAAGGATATTAATAAAAATTATATAAGTCAAACCTTTGAAGCTACAGTTCTAATGAGTGACATAAAGGTTAAAGCATCAAAAAATGGAAAGCGGTATGCTGACGTTATAATACAGGATTCTTCTAAAGCTATGGAAGTAAAATATTGGGATTATGAAGAAAATGAAGAGTTTATAAATTCACTATCTCCAGAAAATGCTATCAACATAAAAGCTGTTGTAGGAGAGTATCAAGGTCAAATTCAAATTACTATTAAACAGATTGAAAAGGCTAATATGGATAATGTAAATATAGGGGACCTTATTCCAACTAGTAATTGGGGAATAGATAGTATGAAAAATGGACTGGACTTTTTTTATGAAAAAGTAAAGAGTTCTCATATGAAGAAGTTAATTGACAGAATGATTTTCTCTAATGACTATTTTAAAAAGTTTTCCACCCATCCTGCCGCGAGGCAAGTTCATCATAATTTTTATCATGGACTACTTCAACATACTCTAGAAGTATTAAAGTTTGGTTATACAGTGGCTACTACTAAAAAACTTTCTGAAAGACAAATAGAACGCTTAATTGTTATGACTATGCTTCATGACTGGGCAAAGATTATAGAGTATAAAGCACTTCCAAGTGTTGGCTTTACAGAAGAAGGCACTATGCTAGGTCATATATTTTTAGGTGCTCATACTACTCTAAATGTTATAAATGAAATAGAAGATTTCGATCAAGATGATAAGCTTATTATTTTAAATGGTATTTTATCACATCATGGACACTTGGAGTTTGGGTCACCAGTACTGCCTAAAACAGTAGAGGCTCAAATTCTACACCAAGCAGATAAAATGTCAGGAGATATTGAAAGTATAATGTCATTTATGGCAGATCAAGAAAACGAAGAGGATACATTTACAACTAAGCTATGGAATATGGGAACGGATTATTATAAAAAAGGTATAAATTAG
- a CDS encoding transglutaminase-like domain-containing protein, protein METYLKSTKLLDFNTSDIEHLIKKRKWNYLNQEEKIAAAYDFVRNEIKFGYNSGDDISASEVLRDGYGQCNTKSTLLMALLRALGIPCRIHGFFIDKKMQKGALTGITYLFAPKKIVHAWTEVYFNNQWIALEGVIIDDKYLNQVRNKLCNFNNGYMGYGISVKDKEKISLCWKGESTYIQSFSIVEDLGLFNSPDDFFIQYNNTNNRIKSLLFNFLRKRINRKLDLIRSDR, encoded by the coding sequence ATGGAAACATATTTAAAATCAACAAAACTATTAGACTTTAACACTTCAGATATTGAACATTTAATAAAAAAAAGAAAATGGAATTATTTAAACCAGGAAGAAAAGATTGCGGCAGCATATGATTTTGTAAGAAATGAAATTAAATTTGGCTATAATAGTGGAGATGATATATCTGCTTCTGAAGTCTTAAGAGATGGATATGGGCAATGTAATACAAAGAGTACTTTATTAATGGCATTGCTGAGGGCCTTAGGTATACCATGTAGAATTCATGGTTTCTTTATTGATAAAAAGATGCAGAAAGGTGCATTAACAGGAATTACTTATTTATTTGCTCCTAAAAAGATTGTTCATGCTTGGACTGAAGTATATTTTAATAATCAGTGGATAGCTTTAGAAGGTGTTATTATTGATGATAAATATCTCAATCAAGTAAGAAATAAGCTTTGTAATTTTAATAATGGATATATGGGATATGGTATTTCTGTAAAGGATAAAGAGAAGATAAGTCTTTGTTGGAAAGGAGAAAGCACATATATTCAAAGCTTTTCTATTGTAGAAGATTTAGGCTTATTCAATAGTCCTGATGATTTTTTTATCCAATATAACAATACTAATAATAGAATTAAAAGTCTCTTATTTAACTTTTTACGAAAAAGGATAAATAGGAAGTTAGACTTAATTAGAAGTGACAGATAA